A genomic segment from Anas platyrhynchos isolate ZD024472 breed Pekin duck chromosome 5, IASCAAS_PekinDuck_T2T, whole genome shotgun sequence encodes:
- the SMIM38 gene encoding small integral membrane protein 38, protein MESVLLMILLIVIIFIRFILWSCLSAYIDYKLSRRFPDKRKED, encoded by the coding sequence ATGGAATCAGTCCTTTTGATGATTTTGCTGATTGTGATTATATTCATACGATTCATTTTATGGTCCTGCCTTAGTGCTTATATAGATTACAAACTGTCCCGAAGGTTTCCTGACAAGAGAAAAGAGGACTAG